The following coding sequences are from one Paenibacillus tundrae window:
- a CDS encoding ArnT family glycosyltransferase, translating to MNIAKRRIDFVLLPIVILAAILNAYGIWNDQYANSYYTTAVGSMLRSFHNFFYASLDSAGSVTVDKPPVVFWIQTAFAYVFGLHGWSVILPQVLAGIGAVLLIYFIVKPSYGLAAARIAALVMATVPVVAAVSRTNNIDSMLVFTLLLGSWFLFKGAKQGSSWRILMAFALIGLAFNMKMLQAYMVLPAFYLFYLLAFQAKWRKKLLLLVGSTAIMAAISLSWAVTVDSIPADERPYIGSSETNSVLELAFGYNGLSRLTGRQNTAANTGMPDASNVTNPQRDRGDSTSVQTSNPRGGTNGNSGMNLPQGNEMPNGFTMPQGGFGGGGGMGGMFGTGQAGPLRLFQTELSGQASWLLPLALLGCIAIMTSLRRRNGSNQMKEAIFWLAWLLPVAAFFSVAGFFHQYYLIMLAPPIAALSGAGFVAMWKAYQERTGWRAWLLPLSVLLTTIFGWYIMQPFDETIGAGWSISELIAGIVVTVVLTVMMNRTHPWKQALVVAGFMVTLIGPVYWAFTPITYGGNSMIPAAGPTGSNGMFGGMTMGGRQGDRNNAMTPPSGQGDIEQQSPSSTGDSSPNNSNTGTPSFMEGGMNGMGSAQGIPTGGGRGGFGNRNEEIDSTTLQYLREHNTGETYLFATSDYNQAAPYIIDENEAVITLGGFSGSDPVYTTERLEQLVKSGQVKYFMIGGGMGGRGGNSEITNWIMEHGTEVPTSEWRSNSDEGGGFGNQSTLYEVKL from the coding sequence TTGAATATTGCTAAACGAAGGATTGATTTTGTCCTTCTACCGATTGTAATTCTTGCAGCAATCTTGAACGCATACGGCATCTGGAACGATCAATATGCCAATTCCTATTATACGACTGCAGTGGGGAGTATGCTGAGAAGCTTCCATAATTTCTTCTATGCATCCCTTGACTCGGCTGGTTCAGTAACGGTCGATAAACCGCCTGTTGTTTTTTGGATTCAGACTGCATTTGCTTATGTATTCGGACTGCATGGATGGAGTGTGATCTTACCACAAGTCCTTGCAGGAATTGGTGCGGTACTGTTGATCTACTTCATTGTTAAGCCTTCTTATGGACTTGCAGCAGCACGAATTGCTGCACTGGTCATGGCGACAGTACCCGTAGTTGCAGCGGTCAGTCGGACGAACAATATTGATAGTATGCTCGTGTTTACTTTGCTGCTCGGATCGTGGTTTCTATTTAAAGGTGCAAAACAAGGTAGTTCATGGCGAATTTTGATGGCCTTTGCGCTGATCGGACTTGCTTTTAATATGAAAATGCTTCAGGCCTATATGGTTCTTCCGGCATTTTATCTGTTTTACTTGCTCGCTTTTCAAGCGAAATGGCGAAAGAAACTGCTCTTGCTCGTGGGGAGTACAGCTATAATGGCGGCTATTTCCTTGTCGTGGGCGGTCACTGTTGATTCTATTCCGGCTGATGAACGACCTTATATCGGCAGTAGTGAAACGAATTCGGTGCTTGAACTTGCCTTTGGTTATAACGGTCTGTCCCGTCTCACTGGTAGGCAGAATACTGCAGCTAATACGGGTATGCCTGACGCATCGAATGTAACCAATCCCCAAAGAGACAGGGGCGATTCGACATCGGTACAGACATCGAACCCGCGCGGCGGAACGAACGGTAACAGCGGAATGAACCTCCCACAAGGAAATGAGATGCCCAATGGCTTCACTATGCCTCAGGGAGGATTCGGTGGTGGAGGAGGAATGGGTGGCATGTTTGGCACAGGTCAGGCAGGGCCATTACGTCTGTTCCAAACCGAACTATCTGGTCAAGCTAGCTGGTTATTACCGTTGGCTCTATTGGGTTGTATTGCAATTATGACAAGCTTAAGGCGAAGAAACGGCTCGAATCAAATGAAAGAAGCGATATTCTGGCTGGCGTGGTTATTACCGGTAGCGGCATTTTTCAGTGTCGCAGGATTCTTCCATCAATACTATCTGATCATGCTTGCGCCTCCAATAGCTGCATTAAGTGGTGCTGGGTTCGTAGCAATGTGGAAAGCGTACCAGGAACGAACCGGTTGGCGAGCTTGGCTATTGCCGCTATCTGTGCTATTAACGACTATCTTCGGATGGTACATTATGCAGCCTTTTGACGAAACCATTGGTGCAGGATGGTCAATCAGCGAGCTGATCGCTGGAATTGTGGTGACAGTTGTTTTGACCGTCATGATGAATCGCACGCATCCTTGGAAACAGGCACTGGTTGTCGCAGGTTTCATGGTTACCCTGATCGGCCCTGTGTATTGGGCATTTACGCCAATTACATATGGTGGCAATAGTATGATCCCAGCCGCAGGTCCTACCGGTTCCAATGGCATGTTTGGAGGCATGACTATGGGTGGTAGACAGGGTGATCGCAACAATGCAATGACTCCACCGAGTGGGCAAGGAGATATAGAGCAACAGTCTCCATCTTCGACTGGTGATTCGAGCCCGAATAATTCAAATACCGGAACACCCTCATTTATGGAAGGTGGCATGAACGGTATGGGCAGTGCACAAGGTATACCTACTGGTGGTGGACGTGGCGGCTTTGGTAATCGTAATGAAGAGATAGACAGCACGACTCTTCAGTATTTGCGAGAACATAATACAGGTGAGACTTATCTGTTTGCAACGTCAGATTATAATCAAGCAGCCCCATACATTATTGACGAGAATGAAGCGGTCATCACATTAGGCGGTTTCTCTGGTTCCGATCCAGTGTATACAACAGAGCGATTAGAACAGCTTGTGAAGAGCGGACAAGTGAAATACTTCATGATTGGCGGAGGAATGGGCGGCCGTGGAGGTAACTCCGAGATTACGAACTGGATTATGGAGCATGGGACGGAAGTACCTACATCCGAGTGGAGATCCAATTCAGATGAAGGTGGCGGCTTCGGTAATCAGTCTACGTTATATGAAGTGAAATTGTGA
- a CDS encoding Msr family ABC-F type ribosomal protection protein, which produces MEKCCYELEQVKMTFLDKEILNIERLAMHQLDRIGIVGGNGQGKSTLLKLIAGQIQPSAGRIKRYVDHSYFEQMEAPHPDEHMETDGEWLGRLSIPVHHERLSGGEQTRLKLAGMFANYHEALLFDEPTTHLDQEGITFLVNELRYYYGALLIVSHDRSLLDELVTTIWEVNDGAVKVYSGNYSDYKAQQRLERDQQNQAHEQFLKEKRRLMHAAQDKMKKAEKITQAGSMSKRETKAKANRMFETKSKGTSQKAVHRAAKAIEQRMEQLHEVEAVQENRPIHFRQSKALELHNKFPIMADRLTLQVQSNVLLDQVSFQIPLKQKVAITGSNGCGKSTLLRHILDANTEIILSPKAQIGYLDQMSYRFQGNETILEFLMKRSDYNVAELRSCLHAMQFTGTDLNKEVRSLSGGEAIRLQLCRLFLGQYNILLLDEPTNFLDTQALEALEQFVVGYEGTILYVSHDQTFIRNTADMALHIEHRKITIS; this is translated from the coding sequence ATGGAAAAATGTTGTTACGAACTTGAACAGGTCAAAATGACCTTTTTAGATAAAGAGATATTAAACATTGAGCGTTTGGCTATGCATCAGTTGGATCGGATCGGTATTGTGGGCGGAAATGGTCAGGGTAAAAGCACATTATTGAAGCTAATTGCCGGACAAATTCAGCCGAGCGCGGGTAGGATTAAACGATATGTTGATCATAGCTATTTCGAACAAATGGAGGCTCCGCATCCTGATGAACATATGGAGACGGATGGGGAATGGTTGGGCAGACTCAGTATTCCTGTCCATCATGAACGGTTAAGTGGAGGGGAGCAGACGAGGCTGAAATTAGCGGGCATGTTCGCGAACTACCATGAAGCGCTATTGTTCGATGAACCGACGACACATTTGGATCAAGAGGGAATTACTTTTTTGGTCAACGAATTGCGTTATTACTACGGTGCGCTGTTGATTGTCAGTCATGATCGGTCTCTTCTAGATGAGCTTGTCACGACGATATGGGAAGTGAACGATGGCGCCGTTAAGGTGTATTCGGGCAACTATAGTGATTACAAGGCTCAGCAGCGATTGGAGCGAGATCAACAGAATCAAGCCCATGAGCAATTCTTGAAAGAGAAGAGACGGCTTATGCATGCTGCACAAGACAAAATGAAAAAAGCTGAGAAAATAACGCAAGCAGGCAGTATGTCTAAACGAGAAACGAAGGCTAAGGCGAACCGAATGTTTGAAACCAAGTCTAAGGGAACGAGTCAGAAAGCTGTGCATCGGGCGGCTAAGGCCATAGAACAGCGAATGGAACAGCTTCATGAGGTTGAGGCAGTACAGGAGAATCGTCCTATTCATTTTCGACAATCCAAAGCGCTGGAGCTGCATAACAAATTTCCGATAATGGCGGATCGTTTAACTCTTCAAGTGCAGAGCAACGTATTACTGGATCAAGTCAGTTTTCAAATTCCTTTGAAACAGAAGGTAGCCATTACTGGCTCTAATGGATGTGGGAAAAGCACGCTGCTTCGTCATATCCTAGATGCTAACACAGAGATTATTTTATCTCCCAAGGCCCAGATTGGTTATTTGGATCAAATGAGCTATCGGTTCCAAGGGAACGAAACTATACTGGAGTTTCTGATGAAACGTTCTGACTATAATGTCGCGGAGCTGCGAAGTTGTCTACATGCAATGCAATTTACCGGCACTGATCTCAATAAAGAGGTTAGATCGTTAAGTGGTGGGGAAGCCATTCGTCTTCAATTATGTCGGTTGTTTCTAGGGCAATATAACATTTTGCTGTTGGATGAACCGACAAACTTTCTAGATACCCAGGCGTTGGAGGCGTTGGAGCAATTTGTAGTTGGTTATGAAGGAACGATCCTATATGTTAGTCATGACCAAACCTTTATCAGAAATACAGCAGATATGGCACTGCATATAGAGCATCGGAAAATAACCATATCATAG
- a CDS encoding ATP-binding cassette domain-containing protein, with product MNIELDHVSVEGVELHQRNLIHDISITLRSGEITLLLGRTGSGKTTILQMLAGLKPPDQGAIRLGDELIWQQGKVSQSMLLRMGMVFQFPEQQVFARTIQREFAYSMRPYRYTESQQKQLITQALEQWDTAKGQTDSRQFDLDGSPFALSGGERRRLGLALGTVVDPEWLLLDEPSAGLEASSVVLLLDALAQHRLDERGAVVATHDLDTFLPIADRVLILQDGQLIADLTPRELHAQPELLIQVGMGLPPSMQLTQQFAAVGAALSSTALTPEAMAASIIQMKAEGQEVRNNTGKSASTGNESTKHQMYTQLNSETNEGNEGTASVPVHSATNNYNQYIHSNGLYRVMDPRLKWILYILLVTATMLQHRWWGLTLTLVPVVFALGILPRQALVSCMKLMKPLLFFFIISTALSGTTLSTASGSLQLGFSLIQAEATLLNVYRLFIVTLASLWFSLTTPYGRMVEGLNWVLAIGQKIKLPVTSFALAVSLIFRFIPMIWSEWQRFSLIVRARGKAAIRPKTVRVRDLGPMVIPLIMSLFQRAEDMTIAMEMRKVRENYRVGSTTSLLKWSKQDTWIGVIGLLIFISYIWIRDL from the coding sequence TTGAATATTGAGTTAGATCATGTGAGCGTCGAAGGTGTAGAACTTCATCAACGGAATTTAATTCATGATATATCTATCACGCTACGCAGTGGAGAAATTACGCTGCTATTAGGTCGGACTGGATCAGGTAAAACGACAATACTGCAGATGTTGGCTGGTCTGAAGCCTCCAGATCAAGGGGCAATTCGACTTGGAGATGAGCTGATCTGGCAGCAAGGTAAGGTTTCGCAGTCGATGTTGTTACGAATGGGGATGGTGTTTCAATTTCCAGAGCAACAGGTTTTTGCCCGGACAATTCAGCGAGAATTCGCTTATTCCATGCGTCCTTATCGGTATACCGAGAGTCAGCAGAAGCAATTAATCACACAAGCACTTGAACAGTGGGATACTGCAAAAGGTCAAACAGATTCACGGCAATTCGACCTGGATGGATCTCCGTTTGCGTTGAGTGGAGGAGAGCGTAGACGGCTGGGGCTTGCCTTGGGAACTGTAGTTGATCCTGAATGGTTATTGCTAGATGAACCGAGTGCTGGGCTAGAAGCAAGTAGCGTTGTATTACTATTGGATGCTCTTGCTCAACATCGACTGGATGAACGAGGAGCAGTGGTAGCAACGCATGATCTGGACACGTTTCTACCTATAGCAGACCGGGTTTTGATACTGCAAGATGGCCAGCTGATAGCGGATTTGACGCCAAGAGAGCTTCATGCGCAGCCTGAGCTTCTGATCCAGGTCGGAATGGGTCTGCCGCCTTCTATGCAATTAACGCAGCAATTTGCGGCAGTGGGGGCAGCACTGTCATCGACGGCACTAACACCAGAGGCGATGGCAGCGAGTATAATCCAAATGAAGGCAGAAGGACAGGAAGTGAGGAATAACACTGGGAAGTCTGCTTCAACTGGTAATGAGTCTACTAAACACCAGATGTATACTCAATTGAATTCGGAGACTAATGAAGGTAATGAAGGCACAGCGAGTGTCCCTGTTCATTCAGCGACAAACAACTACAATCAATACATTCATTCGAATGGGCTGTATCGTGTCATGGATCCACGTTTGAAATGGATATTGTATATTTTGTTAGTGACGGCAACGATGCTACAGCATCGCTGGTGGGGGCTAACGCTAACGTTAGTGCCTGTCGTGTTTGCACTTGGAATCTTACCCCGTCAGGCACTTGTAAGTTGTATGAAGTTAATGAAACCGCTGCTGTTCTTTTTCATCATTTCTACCGCTTTATCAGGAACAACACTCTCCACAGCAAGTGGAAGTTTGCAACTGGGTTTCTCTCTTATTCAGGCAGAAGCTACACTGCTTAATGTATATCGTTTGTTTATCGTGACCCTTGCGAGTCTATGGTTCTCACTAACAACACCTTATGGGCGGATGGTGGAAGGCTTGAATTGGGTGCTGGCAATCGGACAAAAGATCAAGTTGCCTGTTACTTCGTTTGCCCTGGCTGTGTCTTTAATCTTCCGTTTTATCCCGATGATCTGGAGTGAATGGCAGCGATTCTCGCTCATTGTACGCGCACGAGGCAAAGCTGCAATAAGACCTAAGACAGTACGTGTACGTGACCTCGGACCAATGGTTATACCACTAATTATGTCCTTGTTCCAACGGGCAGAGGATATGACGATTGCAATGGAGATGCGAAAGGTTAGAGAGAATTATCGTGTTGGATCAACAACTTCCTTACTAAAGTGGTCTAAACAGGATACGTGGATTGGTGTAATCGGACTACTGATTTTTATAAGTTATATTTGGATTCGAGACCTCTAA
- a CDS encoding GNAT family N-acetyltransferase → MHHNEMLSELTIECQDIYLREYRLEDLDKLQEITWQPEVYEFLPGWNASAEDRAHWLAEYEIPENQKFKQAVKAGGDIGSLYLRLAIIHKETDEFVGWCCSGIKEELPEPNREIMYGISKNYRNRGYTTQAVNGITQYLFTHTNVELLHAIALLENAASNKVIQKCNFNYVDIIEIDHEQYNHYQKVKGS, encoded by the coding sequence ATGCATCATAACGAAATGTTAAGTGAGTTAACGATTGAGTGTCAGGATATTTATTTGCGTGAGTATCGACTTGAAGATCTGGATAAATTACAAGAGATCACATGGCAGCCAGAAGTTTACGAATTTCTTCCAGGATGGAATGCTTCGGCCGAAGATCGGGCGCATTGGTTGGCTGAATACGAGATTCCAGAAAATCAGAAGTTTAAACAAGCCGTCAAGGCTGGGGGAGACATCGGCTCGCTCTATCTACGATTGGCTATCATTCATAAGGAAACGGATGAGTTTGTAGGCTGGTGTTGCTCAGGGATAAAAGAAGAGCTGCCCGAGCCTAATCGAGAGATTATGTACGGCATCTCCAAGAACTATAGAAACCGTGGCTATACAACACAGGCCGTTAATGGAATAACGCAATATTTGTTCACTCATACAAATGTGGAATTACTACATGCTATTGCATTATTAGAGAATGCTGCTTCCAATAAAGTCATACAGAAATGTAATTTCAACTATGTAGATATCATCGAAATAGACCATGAACAGTACAATCATTATCAGAAGGTAAAGGGTTCGTAA
- a CDS encoding ATP-binding cassette domain-containing protein gives MQDGTTLITLDNVRVYYASSPEKVRKAVDGVSLHVHKGEWISIVGANGSGKSTIAGLLIGFTPLSSGSRLVEPDVTIRGVLQHPDAQVLGDTIEEEFHFALSSLSVSAEEKRRRREQALHIVGLQMSPDSAIARLSGGQKQLLNIAVALAAKPDILVLDEPTAMLDPGARERIESIVEQIIQQGTAVIWITHHLEEATLCDRIIAMDKGGCVYDGDPVAFFYTPEVEGDASRKVETTSVCRQLGLDPPFTVKTAQLLKQQGMLSQATPLRPEQLVREVSS, from the coding sequence ATGCAAGATGGAACAACTTTAATTACACTGGACAACGTCCGGGTTTATTATGCTTCATCGCCTGAGAAAGTTCGAAAAGCTGTTGATGGTGTATCATTGCATGTTCATAAGGGAGAATGGATCAGCATTGTAGGAGCCAATGGCAGCGGGAAAAGTACAATTGCTGGGCTGTTAATCGGTTTTACACCACTTTCCAGTGGATCAAGACTAGTTGAACCAGATGTTACTATTCGTGGGGTGCTGCAGCATCCAGATGCACAGGTACTTGGAGATACCATAGAAGAAGAGTTTCATTTTGCGCTATCCTCGCTCTCCGTGTCTGCCGAAGAAAAGCGTAGACGCAGAGAACAAGCTTTACATATCGTAGGACTTCAGATGTCACCCGATTCAGCCATTGCACGGCTATCTGGTGGTCAGAAGCAGCTCTTAAATATTGCAGTGGCGCTTGCGGCTAAGCCGGATATCTTAGTGCTAGATGAGCCAACGGCAATGCTTGATCCTGGTGCTCGTGAACGGATTGAAAGTATAGTTGAGCAGATTATCCAGCAAGGAACCGCTGTAATTTGGATTACGCATCATTTGGAAGAAGCGACCTTATGTGATCGAATTATTGCCATGGACAAAGGGGGCTGTGTCTATGATGGTGACCCGGTTGCGTTCTTCTATACACCTGAGGTTGAAGGGGATGCATCGAGGAAAGTAGAGACAACATCCGTTTGCCGCCAGTTAGGGCTCGACCCACCATTTACGGTGAAGACCGCACAGCTTCTTAAACAACAAGGAATGCTTTCCCAAGCGACACCTCTCCGACCTGAGCAGCTTGTAAGGGAGGTAAGTTCTTGA
- a CDS encoding response regulator transcription factor, protein MKISTGIRILLVDDEPHILQFLELGLRNEGFEVRAAEHGAEALEIAHEFQPHMVILDVMMPEIDGFEVVERLRKTGTQVGVIMLTAKDEVESRVKGLWLGADDYMIKPFAFDELLARIQARLRNQFPLLMGAVTYSAFRIDDLRKEITYDHRVLELSPTEYELLKFIVTNHGIVLSKATILSRVWGYDFGGEENIVEVYIRSLREKLGDKEHKLIRTLRGVGYRVDL, encoded by the coding sequence ATGAAAATTAGTACAGGCATCAGAATACTACTTGTTGATGATGAACCACATATTTTACAGTTTCTAGAGCTTGGTTTGAGAAATGAAGGATTTGAGGTGCGTGCGGCAGAACACGGAGCAGAAGCGCTCGAGATTGCACATGAATTCCAACCGCATATGGTCATTCTTGATGTAATGATGCCAGAGATCGATGGATTCGAGGTGGTTGAGCGACTTCGCAAGACAGGTACTCAAGTCGGGGTCATTATGCTGACTGCCAAGGATGAAGTGGAGAGCCGAGTCAAAGGTTTGTGGCTTGGTGCTGATGATTATATGATTAAACCATTTGCGTTCGATGAGCTGCTTGCTCGAATTCAAGCGAGGCTACGTAATCAATTTCCACTCTTAATGGGTGCTGTCACATACAGCGCATTCCGCATTGATGATCTGCGTAAAGAAATTACCTATGACCATCGTGTGCTCGAGTTATCGCCGACAGAATATGAACTATTAAAATTTATTGTGACGAATCATGGCATTGTTCTAAGTAAAGCAACTATTTTAAGCAGAGTATGGGGTTACGATTTTGGCGGAGAAGAGAACATCGTAGAGGTCTATATTCGTTCCTTGCGTGAGAAACTCGGGGATAAAGAGCATAAGCTCATTCGTACACTCCGAGGCGTCGGCTATAGGGTTGATCTATAA
- a CDS encoding biotin transporter BioY, which yields MKLSLRGIVFSALMAAILVLFGYISIPIGFSPVPITLQTLAVMLAGGLLGPRYGFLSIALVVVLTAIGFPLLHGTGGMAVILGPTGGYVWMWPFSAMLIGLFLARIKLNGFVSYFLAFIVLELFGSLLIYASGVPWLAYQYKMSFTEAMIQGFYPYIIGDLIKALFAVIIIAPVRMVFPPQRLTGQMNSSVVKVDA from the coding sequence ATGAAATTATCTTTGCGTGGAATTGTTTTTAGTGCCCTTATGGCAGCCATACTTGTTCTGTTTGGTTATATTAGTATCCCCATCGGATTCTCACCTGTACCCATTACACTGCAAACCCTTGCAGTGATGCTTGCTGGAGGGCTGCTCGGTCCACGCTATGGATTCTTGAGTATCGCGCTTGTCGTTGTACTCACAGCGATTGGCTTTCCTCTGCTTCACGGTACAGGAGGTATGGCGGTTATTCTAGGTCCAACAGGCGGATATGTATGGATGTGGCCTTTCTCCGCAATGCTCATTGGTCTATTTCTTGCGCGAATTAAGCTGAATGGATTCGTCAGTTACTTCCTTGCGTTCATTGTACTTGAATTGTTCGGATCATTATTGATTTACGCCTCTGGTGTACCATGGCTCGCGTATCAATATAAAATGTCTTTTACTGAGGCCATGATTCAAGGATTCTACCCTTACATTATCGGCGATCTAATCAAGGCTTTGTTTGCGGTCATCATCATTGCACCTGTTCGAATGGTCTTTCCTCCACAGCGCCTGACGGGACAGATGAATTCATCTGTTGTGAAAGTAGACGCGTAA
- a CDS encoding glycosyltransferase family 2 protein, with product MSRAIHYSVIIPMYNEEAVIEETYRRLKKVMSSTGEPYELLFVNDGSVDRSAQMIRDYARWDESVKLIDFARNFGHQIAITAGMDYAAGSAVVIIDADLQDPPELIIDMIAKWKEGYEVVYARRTRRSGETRFKRWSASLFYRVLRASTDTDIPVDTGDFRLIDRKVCDEMKRLPEKNRFVRGLVSWVGFRQTAIEYERDERLAGETKYPLKRMLKLSLDGITSFSYKPLKIAGYVGVILSIVGFIYMVSVIGSAIFTDSTMKGWASIVSIMLMFNGFILIMLGILGEYVGRIYDETKSRPLYIVRDVYQMETTSRQGHLTGRIAQHD from the coding sequence ATGAGTAGAGCCATTCACTACAGTGTCATCATCCCGATGTACAACGAAGAAGCGGTCATAGAGGAAACATATCGCCGTCTGAAAAAGGTCATGAGCAGTACAGGTGAACCCTACGAGCTGTTATTTGTCAATGACGGTAGTGTGGATCGAAGCGCTCAGATGATTCGGGATTATGCGCGTTGGGACGAAAGTGTGAAATTGATTGATTTTGCCCGAAATTTTGGGCATCAGATCGCGATAACAGCAGGCATGGATTATGCAGCTGGATCAGCAGTAGTTATCATTGATGCTGATCTTCAGGATCCCCCTGAACTTATCATAGATATGATCGCTAAATGGAAAGAAGGCTATGAGGTCGTCTACGCCCGCCGTACGAGACGAAGCGGGGAGACTCGCTTTAAGAGGTGGTCCGCAAGCCTGTTTTATCGTGTACTGCGCGCTTCAACGGATACGGATATTCCCGTAGATACAGGAGATTTTAGGCTGATTGATCGCAAAGTATGTGATGAGATGAAGCGACTTCCAGAGAAAAATCGATTTGTGCGCGGCTTAGTGAGCTGGGTAGGATTTCGTCAGACGGCGATTGAGTACGAGCGGGATGAACGCCTAGCTGGAGAGACGAAATATCCACTGAAGCGAATGTTGAAGCTTAGCCTGGACGGTATTACGTCCTTCTCCTACAAACCACTTAAGATTGCGGGGTATGTGGGAGTGATTTTATCTATCGTTGGATTTATCTATATGGTTAGCGTCATTGGGTCTGCTATCTTTACAGATTCGACTATGAAGGGTTGGGCTTCCATTGTCAGCATCATGCTGATGTTTAATGGGTTCATTCTCATTATGTTGGGTATTCTTGGTGAGTACGTTGGGCGCATCTACGATGAAACGAAATCCCGTCCGTTATACATCGTGAGAGATGTGTATCAGATGGAGACAACGTCCAGACAAGGACATCTGACAGGCAGAATTGCACAGCATGATTAA
- a CDS encoding sensor histidine kinase, with protein sequence MAAPTSAPQPKYCYFHQLHQRFSQNSSLRSQLLTRSLFVLAALLLFIGILQFWIMESFLYRNQAKTMEEQLMSMPPVWLGVQARNGASNLPFGGQSSSDGRGSNNRLLYIPDRSLALFDKDATYEDVFGEDGLASPRLTAAAYQDIADRLNAHEHVPYQLVKDNEGNEQLIVFASPGPRNRAAPMVQMGVATQPIHDLVMRQLLIFVGLSLLAMITGLILYAKVLRRTLHPLSNIVETVQRVDAGSLGERLPVIQGQQEIDQLAFSFNGMLERLEDSFEAERESKQQMQRFLSDASHELRTPLTSIHGFIEVLQRGAATNREQLNSALSSMYGESVRINKLVEDLLLLTKLDQAPERIQEVIALDGLLYEMQPQLVMMAQDRKVHLELTAKLYIVGDPHKLKQVILNLFQNAVQHTDPQHGFITITCFANQDVAELTVKDNGTGIEPEHIDHIFERFYRTSSSRSRKEGGAGLGLAITRSIVESHGGNINVYSQVSIGTSFIITLPLCKESKPTTVSKS encoded by the coding sequence ATGGCGGCTCCAACCTCAGCACCGCAACCAAAATACTGTTATTTCCATCAGCTGCATCAACGATTCTCGCAAAACTCTTCTCTACGCTCACAGTTACTCACCCGCTCTCTATTCGTGTTAGCCGCTCTGTTGTTGTTCATTGGTATTCTTCAGTTTTGGATTATGGAAAGCTTCCTCTATCGTAACCAGGCTAAGACGATGGAAGAACAACTGATGTCTATGCCGCCGGTCTGGCTTGGTGTGCAAGCACGTAACGGAGCTTCAAATCTGCCCTTTGGCGGACAATCTTCATCCGACGGACGGGGGTCTAATAACCGTTTGTTGTATATTCCAGATCGTTCACTGGCTCTTTTTGATAAAGATGCAACGTATGAAGATGTATTTGGTGAGGATGGGTTAGCCTCCCCTCGCCTAACTGCAGCTGCTTATCAAGACATAGCAGATCGGTTAAACGCTCACGAACATGTGCCCTATCAACTGGTGAAAGACAACGAGGGCAATGAACAGCTCATCGTATTTGCCTCACCCGGCCCGCGTAATCGAGCGGCACCTATGGTTCAGATGGGTGTAGCTACTCAGCCTATACACGACTTAGTGATGAGACAATTACTTATTTTCGTCGGGTTATCTCTGCTTGCCATGATTACAGGCCTCATTCTGTATGCCAAGGTTCTTCGGCGGACGTTACATCCATTATCCAACATCGTGGAGACCGTGCAGCGTGTCGATGCCGGCAGTTTAGGTGAACGATTACCTGTCATCCAAGGACAACAGGAGATTGATCAATTAGCTTTTTCTTTTAACGGCATGCTTGAACGTTTGGAGGATTCATTCGAAGCAGAACGAGAATCCAAGCAACAAATGCAGCGTTTCCTGTCCGATGCCTCTCATGAACTGCGTACGCCCCTCACGTCTATTCACGGGTTCATTGAGGTACTCCAGCGCGGGGCAGCAACCAATCGTGAACAGTTGAATAGCGCTCTGAGCAGCATGTATGGTGAGTCTGTGCGAATTAACAAATTAGTTGAAGACCTGCTGCTGTTAACCAAGTTAGATCAAGCACCTGAACGAATTCAAGAGGTCATTGCTCTGGATGGTCTCTTATATGAAATGCAGCCGCAACTCGTCATGATGGCTCAGGATCGAAAGGTACATCTGGAGCTGACAGCTAAGTTATATATCGTTGGTGACCCTCACAAGCTGAAGCAAGTCATCCTAAATCTGTTTCAGAATGCTGTACAGCATACCGATCCGCAGCACGGTTTCATCACAATTACATGTTTTGCGAATCAGGATGTGGCAGAGCTGACCGTGAAGGATAACGGTACGGGCATTGAGCCAGAGCACATTGATCATATTTTTGAGCGATTTTACCGAACCAGTTCATCCCGTTCCAGAAAAGAAGGTGGTGCAGGGCTCGGTCTTGCCATTACTCGTTCCATCGTAGAATCACATGGTGGGAACATTAATGTGTATAGCCAGGTTAGCATTGGAACAAGCTTCATAATTACATTGCCCCTGTGTAAAGAAAGCAAACCTACTACTGTTTCCAAGTCATAA